One Spiroplasma endosymbiont of Cantharis nigra DNA segment encodes these proteins:
- a CDS encoding ABC transporter ATP-binding protein/permease yields MIEKEQINKKELGIDETIPLIEITNITKTYKNKNALDDVSLVINPGDRIGIIGPNGGGKSTLSEILGGIRKPTLGKIKRQENMTIGLQFQESKYPIGITVLDMIKYYLETFNIPMTQGKLIEILRKFQIENFKNKFLEGLSGGQQQRVNILLSLIHNPDLVIFDEISTGLDIEVRSEIFDVIKENVVSKNKAMILVTHMMSEIEELCDKYIYIHNGKIREQGLVKDLVKQYGSVHNFTWKKFKEEKSADLKKDIEKSDKENKNKLDRIINSEKNKGKNLPLIKLLMKYYAKGFAVPFFLFFFPLILLFLEGFVFKTMEMPGSSGQPKYALLHNLIGSLAIMQIISVGVFIIPQTILEFKNSVLMKRIGATNIKPIFFILTVVAMGIVFMLMGFLWTLLWAGIMFGGEFGWANVALPVQFGESIPFLLLTLVQAVAMGMLLASIFKSTTTYIAVSNIIYMPIAFLGGSFLPIDLIMNSPVLKYATYLNIFKYCMEPFTNAWAGRFIFDLETGIYLAVSIALVSAFTVTASFKLKWES; encoded by the coding sequence ATGATAGAAAAAGAACAAATAAACAAAAAAGAATTGGGTATTGACGAAACAATCCCTTTAATTGAGATCACTAATATTACAAAAACTTATAAAAATAAAAATGCATTAGATGATGTTAGTTTAGTGATAAATCCAGGAGATAGAATTGGTATTATTGGTCCTAATGGTGGGGGAAAATCGACTTTGAGTGAAATACTTGGAGGTATTAGAAAACCAACTTTAGGTAAAATTAAAAGACAAGAAAATATGACAATTGGATTACAATTCCAAGAATCAAAATATCCAATTGGAATTACAGTTTTGGATATGATTAAGTATTATTTAGAAACTTTTAATATACCAATGACTCAGGGAAAATTAATTGAAATCCTAAGAAAATTTCAAATTGAAAATTTTAAAAATAAATTTTTAGAGGGTTTAAGTGGTGGTCAACAACAAAGAGTAAATATACTGCTAAGTTTAATTCACAATCCTGATTTAGTTATCTTTGATGAGATTTCAACAGGATTAGATATTGAAGTTAGAAGTGAAATCTTTGATGTTATTAAAGAAAATGTTGTAAGTAAAAATAAAGCTATGATTTTGGTAACACATATGATGAGTGAAATTGAAGAGCTTTGTGATAAATATATCTATATTCATAATGGAAAAATTAGAGAACAAGGACTTGTTAAAGATTTAGTAAAACAATATGGGTCAGTTCATAATTTTACTTGAAAAAAATTTAAAGAAGAAAAATCAGCTGATTTAAAAAAAGATATTGAAAAATCAGATAAGGAAAATAAAAATAAATTAGATAGAATTATTAATAGTGAAAAAAATAAAGGGAAAAACCTTCCTTTAATAAAACTTTTAATGAAATACTATGCGAAGGGTTTTGCAGTTCCATTCTTCTTATTTTTCTTCCCATTGATTCTTCTATTTCTTGAAGGGTTTGTTTTCAAAACAATGGAAATGCCTGGATCAAGTGGTCAACCTAAATATGCTTTATTACATAACTTAATAGGCTCATTAGCAATAATGCAAATAATTTCTGTGGGGGTTTTTATAATTCCACAAACAATTTTAGAATTTAAAAATAGTGTTCTTATGAAAAGAATTGGTGCAACAAATATAAAACCGATATTCTTTATACTAACTGTTGTAGCAATGGGAATTGTTTTCATGCTTATGGGATTCTTATGAACTTTACTTTGAGCTGGAATAATGTTTGGTGGCGAGTTTGGATGAGCAAATGTTGCTTTACCAGTACAATTTGGAGAATCAATTCCATTTTTATTGTTGACCTTAGTTCAAGCAGTCGCAATGGGAATGCTATTGGCAAGTATATTTAAATCAACAACAACTTATATTGCAGTTTCAAATATTATATATATGCCAATTGCTTTTTTAGGTGGTTCATTCTTACCAATTGATTTAATTATGAATAGTCCAGTTCTAAAATATGCAACTTATTTAAATATATTTAAATATTGCATGGAACCATTTACAAATGCTTGAGCAGGAAGATTTATATTTGATTTAGAGACTGGAATTTATTTAGCAGTTTCAATAGCCTTGGTAAGTGCCTTTACAGTGACAGCTTCATTTAAATTAAAATGAGAATCTTAA
- a CDS encoding ABC transporter ATP-binding protein — protein MSNKNITEELISEENTKKSNNNDFKKKKSGKAFFAIIFHYLKKHPIVGIFLVILTLASSVAGVLSPKIIQNIMIILVPPREGQGEPITTTPLFGFNLTWVDWIYVQLGLFASLAIFTFASNYLAGIMGKNVEIELRNKTLEKLVKQDMSYYSDKKIGEILTKIVSDTQIIGDQAQQIPVTMLNASFTFFGALIMMFTIDTYLTIVVIITMIVIVTSIFSSFGIVKKAAFKTRDSITSINGDVTDRIATVRLIKASGTENYETERFKEIHKDYFKKSSSLIKLQSTIVTILVAGISSIQMIIVIAAAIKWHDDPTTISVVLTSFISSVGTMVGPVMQVARLQIGLIQASTSAVRIDEIITSKSRIDPHYNPEEGIKIENIDKEIIFKDVEFRYPEKPEKVIIPKFSFTFEHGKSYAFVGETGAGKSTIAKLLLRFYDPFKGQILINGTNDLRDVNLSSYLDKVGYVEQEPQILFGDVLDNIKYGRFDASDEEAIEAAKLAELHDLVMTWPEGYNTILGERGFMLSGGQKQRLVIARMFLKDPQLLILDEATSALDNIVEKEIQSKLDSLMKGRTTVTIAHRLSTIKNVDTIIVLAPEKGIAQVGSFSELKSKTGHFKNLYDAGLMG, from the coding sequence ATGTCAAATAAAAATATTACTGAAGAATTAATTTCAGAAGAAAATACAAAAAAATCTAATAATAATGATTTTAAAAAGAAAAAAAGTGGAAAAGCATTTTTTGCAATTATTTTTCATTATTTAAAAAAACATCCTATAGTTGGTATTTTTTTAGTTATACTGACACTTGCTTCTTCAGTTGCAGGAGTTTTAAGTCCTAAAATTATTCAAAATATTATGATAATATTAGTTCCTCCACGTGAAGGTCAGGGAGAACCAATTACTACTACACCATTATTTGGTTTTAATTTAACTTGAGTAGATTGAATTTATGTGCAACTTGGATTATTTGCATCATTAGCAATATTTACTTTTGCTTCAAATTACTTAGCAGGAATAATGGGAAAAAATGTAGAAATTGAATTAAGAAATAAAACTCTAGAAAAATTAGTAAAACAAGATATGAGTTATTATTCTGATAAAAAAATTGGAGAGATTTTAACAAAAATTGTTTCAGATACACAAATTATTGGAGATCAAGCACAACAAATCCCAGTAACAATGTTAAATGCATCATTTACATTTTTTGGAGCATTAATTATGATGTTTACAATAGATACTTATTTAACAATAGTTGTAATAATAACAATGATTGTAATTGTAACATCAATTTTTTCAAGTTTTGGAATTGTAAAAAAGGCTGCTTTTAAAACAAGAGATTCTATAACATCAATTAATGGAGATGTAACAGATAGAATTGCTACAGTTAGACTTATTAAAGCTTCTGGAACTGAAAATTATGAAACTGAAAGATTTAAAGAAATTCATAAAGATTACTTTAAAAAATCAAGTAGCTTAATTAAGTTACAATCTACAATAGTAACTATTTTAGTGGCAGGAATAAGTTCAATTCAGATGATAATTGTTATTGCAGCTGCAATAAAATGACATGATGATCCAACAACAATTTCTGTTGTTTTAACATCATTTATATCATCTGTTGGAACAATGGTTGGACCAGTTATGCAAGTAGCGAGGTTACAAATAGGATTAATTCAAGCTTCAACTTCAGCTGTAAGAATTGATGAAATTATAACTTCAAAATCAAGAATTGATCCACATTATAATCCTGAAGAAGGAATTAAGATTGAAAATATCGATAAAGAAATTATTTTTAAAGATGTTGAATTTAGATACCCAGAAAAACCAGAAAAAGTTATTATTCCAAAATTTTCATTTACATTTGAGCATGGTAAATCATATGCTTTTGTTGGTGAAACTGGAGCTGGAAAATCAACAATTGCAAAACTCTTATTAAGATTCTATGATCCATTTAAAGGTCAAATTTTAATAAATGGAACTAATGATTTAAGAGATGTAAATTTATCAAGTTACTTAGACAAAGTTGGTTATGTTGAACAAGAACCTCAAATTTTATTTGGAGATGTTCTTGACAATATAAAATATGGACGTTTTGATGCAAGTGATGAAGAAGCAATAGAGGCAGCAAAATTAGCTGAATTACATGATTTAGTAATGACATGACCAGAAGGCTATAATACTATTCTTGGTGAGCGTGGATTTATGTTGTCTGGTGGACAAAAACAAAGATTAGTAATTGCAAGAATGTTCTTAAAAGATCCTCAATTATTAATTTTAGATGAAGCAACAAGTGCTTTAGATAATATAGTTGAAAAAGAAATTCAATCTAAATTAGATAGTCTAATGAAGGGGAGAACAACTGTTACAATTGCACATAGATTAAGTACAATAAAAAATGTTGATACAATTATAGTATTAGCTCCAGAAAAAGGAATTGCTCAAGTTGGAAGTTTTAGTGAATTAAAAAGTAAAACTGGACACTTTAAAAATCTATATGATGCAGGTCTAATGGGTTAA
- a CDS encoding DNA-processing protein DprA, which translates to MENVLLYFSIKYNGDWDQIYNALDIKEKITHKDLDEVSNSIDCNFITILSPLYPNYLKNTHKPPFVIFYKGDISLISKHNKTIALVGGEEINDYGIKSTQTFMRDLNEEGTVFSTIENIGVNNEVLDTGFKNDYKLIKIIEESMKDYLRKTIDVPERKNLLAITEVYESNSNIINIMGDYANRMICGISKAILFIQFKEKDIIKKLFSFSINEGKEVFAIPDSIYSRNSTNKLIKDGAKLVENAKDILNQI; encoded by the coding sequence ATGGAAAATGTATTATTATATTTTTCAATAAAATATAATGGTGATTGAGATCAAATCTATAATGCTTTGGATATAAAAGAAAAAATAACTCATAAAGATTTGGATGAAGTTTCAAATTCAATTGATTGTAATTTTATAACTATCTTAAGTCCGTTATATCCAAATTACTTAAAAAATACCCATAAACCACCATTTGTGATATTTTACAAAGGTGATATATCTCTTATCTCTAAACATAATAAAACAATTGCTTTGGTTGGGGGAGAAGAAATTAATGATTATGGCATTAAAAGTACACAAACGTTTATGAGAGACTTAAATGAAGAGGGTACTGTATTTTCAACAATTGAAAATATTGGTGTTAATAATGAGGTATTGGATACTGGATTTAAAAATGATTATAAATTAATTAAAATAATTGAAGAAAGCATGAAAGATTATCTTAGAAAAACAATTGATGTACCAGAAAGAAAAAATTTATTGGCAATTACAGAAGTATATGAATCTAATAGTAATATTATTAATATTATGGGAGACTATGCAAATAGAATGATTTGTGGTATCTCAAAAGCAATTCTTTTTATTCAATTTAAAGAAAAAGATATTATAAAAAAACTGTTCTCATTTTCAATAAACGAAGGTAAAGAGGTCTTTGCAATTCCTGATAGTATCTATTCTAGGAATTCTACAAATAAATTAATAAAAGACGGGGCAAAATTAGTAGAAAATGCAAAAGATATATTAAATCAAATCTAA
- a CDS encoding single-stranded DNA-binding protein: protein MNNVTIIGQMEGEPQVVFDSKDGQKKLYKFVLKVPRNYKTKSGETIDDFINVKVWSNILGEEYEYFDQSYIGVEGRIVSFGNAENNKYGNELVANKIFQLN from the coding sequence ATGAATAATGTAACTATTATTGGCCAAATGGAAGGTGAACCTCAAGTTGTCTTTGATTCTAAAGATGGTCAAAAAAAATTATATAAATTTGTTTTAAAAGTACCAAGAAATTATAAAACTAAATCGGGAGAAACTATTGATGATTTTATAAATGTAAAAGTTTGATCCAATATTTTAGGAGAAGAATATGAATATTTTGATCAATCCTATATTGGTGTTGAAGGAAGAATTGTATCTTTCGGAAATGCAGAAAATAATAAATATGGAAATGAATTAGTTGCAAATAAAATTTTTCAATTAAATTAA
- a CDS encoding dicarboxylate/amino acid:cation symporter, with protein MQFLAEEQGHNLLRDFVAISTWQSLVAITIFISLQVGLWFFLKKYKFAFMYRVILGMSIGLIFGIVLQSIVGFPNSDSFEEISKPGNELYWIYELNIWASFFKNIFINGVYLLTVPIVFIAIFKITSKPGETGLGRITAKGIALLLFNVAVMFTITFFIGLLVKVGKGFELTPDSSVTGKDNVPLPQIIWDYIPNNIVGALSKNTIIPVMVVGALAGGSIKILSKRKHVEMEAIRKAMDTGWDVMMSILMTFMKIMPLAVMSMITVSITSRPIGALVSIGKIIGVGYLGVAIALGLLTLEIFLSGIKVGAWWKNAWKPLIQGFSTQSSNASLPIAMETLTQDMKVNGRAANTIQPISTTMGLIACAGVQSGLATSILWTGTGSGSAVHDMGLFTFFIMALFVTVIASLGIAGVPGTATVVTVGVLGGIGFGGYAGSVLQLIAPLDGLFDMGRTGANVVGGVAVATIVAKSEGLIEEGSNLLSEKGIKSQQRILENKGLKDEHTNKIITLNSSTMKQLKNKDLTKEEKEKLKLKLKDDLKQEKEVYKEKIRDFKSKKIID; from the coding sequence TTAGCAGAAGAACAAGGTCATAATTTACTTAGAGATTTTGTAGCTATTAGTACATGACAATCACTTGTAGCTATAACTATATTTATTTCTTTACAAGTAGGTTTATGATTCTTTTTAAAGAAATATAAATTTGCATTTATGTACAGAGTTATACTCGGAATGTCAATTGGGTTAATATTTGGTATTGTTTTACAATCCATTGTTGGTTTTCCTAATTCAGATTCATTTGAAGAAATTTCCAAACCAGGAAATGAATTATATTGAATTTATGAGTTAAATATCTGAGCTTCATTCTTTAAAAATATATTTATAAATGGAGTTTACTTATTAACAGTGCCAATTGTATTTATTGCAATATTTAAAATAACATCTAAACCTGGTGAAACTGGTTTAGGAAGAATTACAGCAAAGGGGATTGCTCTATTATTATTTAATGTGGCTGTAATGTTTACAATAACTTTCTTTATAGGATTATTAGTAAAAGTAGGAAAAGGATTTGAATTAACACCTGATTCTTCTGTTACTGGTAAAGACAATGTACCTTTACCGCAAATAATTTGAGATTATATTCCCAATAATATCGTAGGAGCTTTATCTAAAAACACAATTATTCCTGTAATGGTAGTTGGTGCTTTAGCTGGTGGAAGTATAAAAATTCTATCAAAAAGAAAACATGTTGAAATGGAAGCAATTAGAAAAGCTATGGATACAGGATGAGATGTTATGATGTCAATTTTAATGACATTTATGAAAATAATGCCATTGGCTGTTATGTCTATGATTACTGTTTCAATTACTTCAAGACCAATAGGGGCATTAGTTTCAATTGGAAAAATTATAGGAGTAGGTTATCTAGGTGTTGCAATTGCCTTAGGTCTATTAACACTAGAAATTTTCTTAAGTGGAATCAAAGTTGGCGCTTGATGAAAAAATGCTTGAAAACCTTTAATACAAGGTTTCTCTACTCAATCTTCCAATGCATCCTTACCAATTGCAATGGAAACATTAACACAAGATATGAAAGTAAATGGAAGAGCTGCTAATACAATTCAACCAATTTCTACAACTATGGGATTGATTGCTTGTGCTGGAGTTCAATCAGGATTAGCTACAAGTATTCTATGAACAGGAACTGGTTCAGGAAGTGCTGTTCATGATATGGGATTATTTACATTCTTTATAATGGCTTTGTTTGTTACTGTCATTGCATCACTTGGAATAGCTGGTGTTCCTGGAACTGCAACAGTTGTTACTGTTGGGGTATTAGGAGGAATTGGATTTGGTGGTTATGCAGGAAGTGTTCTACAACTAATTGCACCATTAGATGGTTTATTTGATATGGGAAGAACAGGAGCAAATGTTGTTGGAGGTGTAGCTGTTGCAACAATTGTTGCAAAATCAGAGGGACTTATTGAAGAAGGATCAAATCTTTTAAGTGAAAAGGGAATTAAATCCCAACAAAGAATTCTTGAAAATAAAGGTTTAAAGGACGAACATACTAATAAAATTATTACTTTAAACTCTTCTACAATGAAACAACTAAAAAATAAGGACTTAACAAAAGAAGAAAAAGAAAAATTAAAACTTAAATTAAAAGATGATTTAAAACAAGAAAAAGAAGTATATAAAGAAAAAATTAGAGATTTTAAAAGTAAAAAAATAATTGATTAA